Sequence from the Qipengyuania gaetbuli genome:
ACCAGTTGCCAAGGATGCGGTAGCGGCGCAGGCGCCGGTCGAGGCGGATGGCGACAAGGTAGCTGGCAAGCTGGACGAACGAAGTCAGCACGCTCGCCAGTGCAGAGCCTTCGAGGCCGAGCGCCGGGGCACCGAGATTGCCGAACACGAAAGCGTAATTGAACACCACGCTGGCAACCAGCGCGACGCCCGTGATGGCAGTGGCGAAAACCGGACGGCCGAGCGCGGAAACGAAATTGCGCAGGACGCTCGAGGCAATCATCGGCCACATGGCGAACATGATGATGACGAGGAAGTCTCCCGCCCGCTCGGACAACGCGTCGTCCTGGCCCGTCAGCCGCATCAGCGCCTCGCCCTGCCAGCAGATCGCCATGCCAACCAGCGATGCGACGACCGAGAGCCACATGGCCATGCGCACCGAGCTGCGAACCTCGCGGACCGAATGGCGGCGCCGGCCCAGTTCCTCGGCGATGAGTGCTGCGACCATCCCGACCAGGCCGGTGAAGGCCCACATGGTCAGGCCGAACAGCGCAATCCCGAGAGCGGAGGCTGCCAGTTCGCGCTCGCCCAGCCGCGCGACGAATATCACGTCGACCGCATGGACCAGCATCTGCAGCAGGTTGGCGAGCGCGAGCGGCCAGGCCAGCCGGAAGGTCGCCGCGATTTCCTCGCGCCAGCCGTCACCGCCCGCGGGCGTGGGCGCAAGCGGGCGATCACTGCGCATGGCCCGCTCGATAGGCCAGCCGGGGACACTTACCAATCCCGCGCCCGATTCTGGGCCTTACACGGTGACAAACTGGCACCGCTTTGCCACACTGCATTTCGTGATGACGCAGCATCGCACGCGACTGGGACGAACAGGTGAACGAGACGAGGACCGAGGAAACCTCAGCGGACGAGGCCGACCGGCGACGCCGGAAACCCCGCCTCGTGCTTCGTCTCAATACCGGCGTCGGCCAGTCGGGCCGCGCCTTCGACGCGGAAATCATGAACTTGTCGCACAGTGGCATGCTGGTGAAGACGCAGGCGACGCTTGCCTTCGACGCGCC
This genomic interval carries:
- a CDS encoding MATE family efflux transporter; protein product: MRSDRPLAPTPAGGDGWREEIAATFRLAWPLALANLLQMLVHAVDVIFVARLGERELAASALGIALFGLTMWAFTGLVGMVAALIAEELGRRRHSVREVRSSVRMAMWLSVVASLVGMAICWQGEALMRLTGQDDALSERAGDFLVIIMFAMWPMIASSVLRNFVSALGRPVFATAITGVALVASVVFNYAFVFGNLGAPALGLEGSALASVLTSFVQLASYLVAIRLDRRLRRYRILGNWWRPEWPRMRELVILGTPVMIIIIAEAGLFSGAALLMGRIGPAELAGHTIALQIAALAFQIPFGLGQAATIRVGYHYGARDRAAMGRAGWVGIAMGGAFMCITAILMLAAPMLLLRIYIDPTLAANAAMVVFAVRYMKVAAAFQLFDGVQAVAAGALRGLQDTRVPMLIAVFSYWVPGFGTAIWLGFYTPLEGTGVWIGLAIGLVFSAGLLTWRWARRETLGLTAEPHHAF